A genomic window from Sporosarcina sp. Marseille-Q4063 includes:
- the dnaN gene encoding DNA polymerase III subunit beta yields MEFTVNYSLFASAVSEINKVVSSKSVIPILSGIKIETNQNGLKLTGSNSDIILERTIPLHIEGKAVVQISEYGGTVVLSKYLNEIVKKLPKDICIKTAHNDSITLKSGDIETKLKGFKSSDFPKVPEMNHDKFVKVPFGKLTKAINQTAFAVSKSESKPILTGVKLEFGNKKLSCTATDSHRLARQEIHIDTEVQESFVVPSTSLSELINLKESDSAIVDIYYTNNFIAFKTVNRILYSRLIDGIYPNAQSLIPIEPKSIVTLETQLLIDGIARACVFSTEWKYNNVQLEIVDDATIKISSNSTEVGMIEEFQKTLKFDGESDIRMSFDGRTVLDALKRIPEEHVTISLFGSMKPIVIKPRESSNCFHLISPVRTN; encoded by the coding sequence ATGGAATTCACAGTGAATTATTCTTTGTTTGCAAGTGCAGTGTCGGAGATCAACAAAGTTGTTTCATCAAAGAGCGTTATTCCGATACTTTCTGGAATTAAAATCGAAACCAATCAAAATGGCCTGAAGTTAACAGGAAGTAACTCAGATATTATTTTAGAAAGGACAATCCCTTTGCATATAGAAGGTAAAGCCGTAGTGCAAATTAGTGAGTATGGCGGGACGGTTGTCTTATCAAAATATCTGAATGAAATCGTAAAAAAACTACCAAAAGATATTTGTATCAAAACAGCGCATAACGATTCGATTACACTAAAATCAGGAGATATTGAAACAAAACTGAAAGGATTTAAATCTAGTGACTTTCCAAAGGTCCCAGAGATGAATCATGACAAGTTCGTGAAAGTTCCTTTTGGAAAATTAACGAAGGCTATAAATCAAACTGCTTTTGCGGTTTCTAAAAGTGAAAGTAAACCTATTTTAACTGGTGTCAAGTTGGAGTTTGGAAATAAAAAACTTAGTTGCACTGCAACAGACTCCCATAGATTAGCGCGTCAAGAAATACATATAGATACAGAGGTACAAGAATCATTCGTTGTTCCAAGTACTAGTTTGTCAGAATTGATCAACCTTAAAGAAAGTGATTCTGCAATTGTAGATATTTATTATACAAATAATTTTATCGCCTTCAAAACTGTGAACAGAATCCTCTATTCTAGGTTGATTGATGGTATCTATCCTAATGCGCAGTCTTTGATCCCAATAGAACCAAAGTCAATAGTAACTTTAGAGACCCAGTTATTAATTGATGGCATTGCCAGAGCTTGTGTATTTTCAACCGAGTGGAAATATAATAATGTCCAACTGGAAATTGTGGATGATGCGACGATCAAAATATCATCGAATTCAACCGAAGTTGGGATGATAGAGGAATTTCAAAAAACCTTAAAATTTGATGGTGAAAGCGATATTCGAATGTCATTTGATGGTAGAACAGTTCTCGATGCATTAAAAAGAATACCAGAAGAACATGTAACGATAAGTTTATTTGGTTCGATGAAGCCGATTGTTATTAAACCACGCGAAAGTTCAAATTGCTTTCATTTAATTTCTCCGGTGCGGACAAATTGA
- a CDS encoding ASCH domain-containing protein, which translates to MNEAAKSYWDEYWKGGEKPTHVSAWMFGVSPDELAQLVIGGKKTATCSGHVFYELENEPLPKVGEYSIILNSDEQPVAMIKIVEVTIVPMNEVSEEFAVAEGEGPYEYWKSAHEEFFTSELRTVGLEFSEDMLLVCERFTLIDVKGQ; encoded by the coding sequence ATGAATGAAGCAGCAAAAAGCTATTGGGATGAATACTGGAAGGGTGGAGAGAAACCTACTCATGTTAGCGCATGGATGTTTGGTGTGTCGCCAGATGAACTTGCACAACTTGTAATAGGGGGAAAGAAAACTGCAACCTGTTCTGGTCATGTTTTTTATGAATTGGAAAATGAGCCTTTGCCCAAAGTTGGCGAATACAGCATAATTTTAAATAGTGATGAACAGCCAGTCGCGATGATCAAAATTGTTGAAGTCACAATTGTACCGATGAATGAAGTGTCGGAAGAATTCGCGGTTGCTGAGGGCGAAGGTCCGTATGAATATTGGAAATCGGCTCATGAGGAATTCTTCACAAGTGAATTACGAACAGTTGGACTTGAGTTTAGTGAGGACATGCTACTCGTTTGCGAAAGATTTACGCTAATCGATGTAAAAGGACAGTAA